Within the Eucalyptus grandis isolate ANBG69807.140 chromosome 1, ASM1654582v1, whole genome shotgun sequence genome, the region TAAAGCGATTCGGTTTAACCCGTTAGtgggtgaaagtttcgagtttattggaAGTCGATGAGGAGtctcgattaccttaatctcgttgcttgaggcaacccgtttgttagatgAGGGTTATTAGGGTTACTTGGCcctgtcgtggatacgacatTTGAGGAGCGAAGATCGAAGATATTGCAGTGGTTCAGGAGTTTCTAGATGtgtttccaaaagaattgccaggTTTGCTGCCGGAAAGAGAGattgagttcgtgattgaattGGCCacgggacagagccaatctctaaggctccttatcggATGGTGTTGtttgagttgaaagaattgaatGTACAGATGCATGagttattggataagggattcatacgtcctagTGCGTCACTTTGGGAAGCACCAAttctattcgtgaagaagaaagatagttCGTTGtgcttgtgcatcgactatcgtcaactcaattaagtgatgatcaagaacaagtacccaCTACCGGGGATCGACGCTATTTCTTGGAAGTGTTTccaggaacaagaaacaagttttttattttattttttacttcttgtttcttttttaaatctgtttccgagaacaaaagtgtaaacaaacgcatttttgttcttttttttttcccctggaacaaaagaacagaaatttttgttttggagaatagaaacaaaaataaacaaacaccCCCTTAATCTCTTTGAGAGATAATGATAAATCATTGATAACTCAAATTCAGAAATATTGACATCTTTTAATTTAAAGAATGCAAAATTAATagaatctttaaatttgatttgtcaTGTATTCTTCACACATCACGGTATAATGAATGGAGTATTATAACTATTATGACTACACTACATTAGGATATTAAAAATGTTATTATCTCTAATGATATTGTCTAATTGTttagttctctctctccaatgtGTGCGAATACTCTTTTCTTcggtttcttttgctttttttttttttatttaaaaaaaaactattttctttagtttctttccACATCCAAGCTATCCCATTTAATATAAAACATAATGGCCAGTACATAAATTGATGTTAAAtcaaatagtattgtaatagtACTACTCAGTTTACAAATGAATCCAGTAGTTTTTTGTTTGCAGATATCTAGTTATCAGTTTGGCTCAaccaaatttattgatttttacaTTGTAAAACAAATAAGCcaaataactttcttttttggcaaattaagTTACAAAGCCCTATTAATAAGGttcaatttcaatataaattggTTATACTTAATCTCTTCGAGAGATGACAATAAGTCACcaatgaatttaattcaaaaatattatttttgtaagtttaattcaaaaatattgacATCTTTTAATTTGAAGAATGCAAAGAGTAAaagaatctttcaatttgatttgtcgTGTATCCTTCTCGCGCTGCGACccttttctttggtttctttatttttctttttaaattcctttctttagtttctttccATGTCCAACATATCGAATTTCatataaaacataaattgaTGTTGAAGCAGATAGTTTTGTAATAGAACTAATTAGTTTATAGATGAATCTATTTTCGTTTGTGGATATCAAGTTGGTATCAGTTTGGTTCCATCAACTTTATTGATTTTactgttggaggtttgtttgttaaaacaaacaGAGTGTtttctttgtcccacataggaaaagtgggagggAGTTGTCTAATTTAAAAGTACTGGTTTTTCTTTATGTACTTAAAGAATGATTGGGTGAGATTAGACCCCACCATATCCGCGTGCGGGTGTGCGATTAGCACTTGGTCCGCCTGtgcgcccgcggtttaattaacactaattcctttgttatttattttaattttttatttctttgttattaatttttagtaaattcaaaGGTTGTCTCTTATTTTGAggattttggaaataaaatatataaaatgaaaattcgaaattaaaaaaaaaaattaattattccgagttttgtttgtgtcttttcaagacaacctttggaaaattacttattcagtTTTAACtttcccgaagggttgcaattgttcgtttttcgacttcttccaaagagtcgcatttgtttatccgaacaattttctaaagacgtgtttgttcgcaattttcacgaagagttgcaagactatttcatatatatacttgtcatttttcggaaataGATGTGTGGTCATTTTTCAGTCTTCTTCTCTGAAAAACAgtagccaatttttcgattgtttcttagagataCCATGGAGAAATACttgaattgctatctagtattctcatctAAGACTtttttgtatcctggaggatttttgccggtgaccattaacAACGTAGTATGGCAAATAAATCGTTAAAGAAattgatatcacgcctcaaagtccgagttgttttacttgaTCCGATTTTATTGTACTACCCaatttcgaagccatattttacaacatttacttcataaaataattaaagccaaatcaataaattaaaacaTCAAAAAGCTTTCATTTTCCTGAAGCTTTCTTGGTTTAGTTTAATCTAGACATTTTGATCTCTATGAGAACACCTATGTACTACAAAATGCCTACTTCTTTCTACATTGGTAGAAATTATTAGATAGACCAAAACATAAACATGTTTGTAATCAAGAAGAGTTATTTCTTTGTATAAATAGTTTTCAATTTAAGGCTCGGAACATATCGATGCGAATTCTTCACTTTAAACAATACCTGAGGGTGTGCCTAGAAGAACAACTTCTGCCTTATATTTTTTacgttttttaaattttacagcTTAGACATCTTTTGACTTTCTTAATAATTTGAACCATCTAAAGCTTTTACAAGATATTGACAATAGATTGGCGAAGAATTGTTCGATATTTATAGAAATTTGGGTACCCTTTCAAATCTGGACcgagaaaattacaaaaattaaaaaaggaaatatttgcACGCGTAAAACGAAAACAAACCTGGTCCAGTTTCGCTCTCCTACTCAACGTTTGTATCGTATAAGAACCTTAGATAGAGAGACCACATGAGTGACATGAAGATGAGACAACTCCTGTTCCACCATAGCTGAAGTGAGGATTTCTCAGGTTagtcttcttctacttctcGCCGACGTTCCACCAGCATTCCGGACTGAGTTTCTAAACGGGTAAGTCTTGTCGCATGATATCTGTTCCAGAAACCAGAGAGATCGTTGCAGTTTCTTGATAGCTTCTTGCGCACCAAGCACTCTGTTCGAAGTCACTGCTACAATGGGGGAGTCACTGGATGACTGGAGGGATTTCTTCAGAACGATGGATACGGAAATTTTTGAATTCATCGACACCGCGATCATGATAGCCGCCTTGGATCGCCCGAGATATTTTCGGCTACAAAGGGAACGTATCGCGAAGCGGCTGTCCTCGGCCATGACGACTCAGAGTCGGCGCCCAGGGTGCGATGATCCGCCTGCGTCGCATGATGGTAGAGATGATTGCATACGCGCAGGTAAAGGAAGCAAAACGATCAAGGACTACAGTAGGGGTGACGTCGAGCGCGATAGGGTGGACATGAACCCGCAAAGCTATCTTGATTGCGGAGGTACTAAGGCATTCAGTGATGAGTTTGACAGACAGTCTCTAGTTGTTCGTGAAGTTCTAAGGATCAAGAAGGTCTTGGACAACAGTCAATGCGAGGTAAATATCCTAGCATGAATTCCATACATCGATTCTTCTGCTTTTCTGCTTCTTGTACATCCTAAGTCCATTGATTTCGAGTTTCTGTAGCTTTTGGGATAATGCCTTGAAAAgttgctttttgttttgttccttATCCAAATATAACCTGGCTCTGTTTTTGGGTATGGCAGTCTGATTCCGCACTGTACGAATCATTGAGAAAACTCCAGTTGATGACTATCTCGATGGATATATTGGAGGTTCGATTAAATTGCATATCTTTTGTTTAAGTTCTAGAAAGACAATGCCAATAGGcttctttaattcatttaatttcaCCGGCTTCTTGCAGAAAACAAAGATTGGGATTACTCTCAATAGTCTCAGGAGGAAAGATGTATCGACACAGATTGCTCGGCTCGCACACAACATCACTATGTATATTTCAGTTCTATCAATTCTCATTCAGTTTGTACTTCTTAAAAATCAGACGCTTGCACttaatgtgtgtgtgtgatgCTACATGAAGCAATCAAACATGTTTTTCTCAGTAACTGCTTGTTGCAACTTTTCAACCACTTCAAATTAGTAACTTTGTAGAGGCACTGGATCTTCTTATTAAAGTAGAAACTCCTTCGACCTGCAATGCCTGCTTCTTGCATAATTGAAGCAATGACACCCTTTTTGCATATCTCTTGTTTGTAGCACAGGATTGGGTGCCTTAGCAACTTCACTTAATTGGAAGCGCAACAGCATGATTATTTTGTGAGGATTTTCTGTTCTTCTCACAAATCGGTACTTTAATGCAGGAGATGGAAGGCCATGGTCGAAGAAATCTGCCGCAGCACAGAGGATAATGCTGGTAATAGCACTGCTAGGCAAACTTTCTTGTAACTTGATTGTTCTTTAAGTGGGACCCCATTCTTAGTTTGGTAATCTTGTCAGTTGGAAATTCTTATGTGGATCCTTGCAAACTCGGAGAAATGGATCGTGCTGATAGACCGACATCCTCAGTGAAGAACCAGAACATCACACAACGGTGCCAACAGAAACGCCACGAGGAGGCCGGTTCAATTGCTAACAGGAACCAGAGGCCAAATATGGACAAGCACCAAGCCACTGTGAAGCCCAACACGTCCTCTAGCATCAACTCGAAGAAAAATCCAGCAAGTGAGATTGGGACATGGAAGTTCGAGAAAGAAAGAATGCTTCAAAACTCAAAGGGAATCACGGGGTGCAAAAGACTTTTCACCAGTCGACAAGATGTAAGTGCGAAAGCTATTTAAATTCAGATTTTCATTCTAACCAGAAGCTGACTTGGTCATGTGGTTCAATCAGAA harbors:
- the LOC104427446 gene encoding probable mediator of RNA polymerase II transcription subunit 26a; amino-acid sequence: MGESLDDWRDFFRTMDTEIFEFIDTAIMIAALDRPRYFRLQRERIAKRLSSAMTTQSRRPGCDDPPASHDGRDDCIRAGKGSKTIKDYSRGDVERDRVDMNPQSYLDCGGTKAFSDEFDRQSLVVREVLRIKKVLDNSQCESDSALYESLRKLQLMTISMDILEKTKIGITLNSLRRKDVSTQIARLAHNITMRWKAMVEEICRSTEDNAVGNSYVDPCKLGEMDRADRPTSSVKNQNITQRCQQKRHEEAGSIANRNQRPNMDKHQATVKPNTSSSINSKKNPASEIGTWKFEKERMLQNSKGITGCKRLFTSRQDVSAKAI